cgctacgtgccacatagcaaacgccacgattgacattctgcatgaacacaggccatcgctcaaattcagccggatctatgcggaagagtcattgaaaattggaccactcgggcccgttccaccgtaagaagccgaggcgggcatttgaatgatgtcatattccacacttaatggcatatatgcgcctttcaaataaaaaaataattgtgtcaataactcacacacagcttgttttattccatttcaacatctacccgtccttattgaaaaaccctttactagcCTATCAACTCACAGGGGGTTTAACTGCAATACTCTACTCAATTTTGCCCAAGCAAGGAGTAAAAATGCAGTAAGATAAATGTTCTTTGCCTAATTTTTCGCACGACGTAATGTTTTGAACaccttaaaataatataataatattaacaaaaaaaaacacaagaatAGGTTTGCGTTACAtagtttacttaaatttttccgtatatttaaaattatgacatataaattttattaagatcAAAAACCAACGATGAGCAAAGCTCAGCAGCAGCTTTTCTgtattgcttttaaatttttttaaagtaaagcaCATACATTTTACACAGTACAAGATAAGCTTTTgaagcaaattatttttaattccgcATTAAAATCGGTAGCAACTTTTGCGTGGCAATTGCACTTTAAGCATACATAGAATATCTTACTTAGTTAAACACGTTCAAAGTCTTGTGATATGCaaacacatatttacaaaaatgtatgtgtttgtttgcttttacttgaaattcctttctttgcttcgtaattattttgctaaataaaaagctTTCGCAAACTTTACAAATCGGCTGCTGCTTTTGCTCCATGCACGTCTGCTATATCGAACGTTTCAGCTTTATCCAATGATCTTTTACTTTCCTCAACCTGTTCACTATTTCCCCGCCTTTGTCCTTCCCCTTTATCTGCTTCTTGCACATtttcgttcacatcttcttcaCCAGCATTTGAGTTGGCCTTTTCACTGCCTCCGCTAGCGCTACCGCATGAGAAATATGCATTGATTTGACGCTGGAGCGCTTCTTTGTTCACACCCGTCTCCAGTATTTGTTTGTGTATCATATGACTGTAACGTTTTTCGAAACTGCGTTGATGTGGCAAAATATCGGGAACTGTTGAGCGACGTTTTTCGGGACTTGAAGAAGAGCTGCTGAGATGGCCATCCATACTGTCCTCGGACATGATTTATGCTAATTTTTGGAATAAGCTGAGATCTATAATTTAATTGTgatctttaatttaattactaattcagttgtttatttgtttatcgattttatttaattaatttcttatttattcgcTGGTTCTTTGATACTCGAATGCACtcttatttttgcttattttattcactttacaAATTCGCGTGGCTTTTACAATTGTCGTCTGCTCGAAGGCGCAGCGAGTACTCGAATAGaacttaattttctaaaaacaacaCATTTGTTCTGCAATGTAAGCAACTAAAACAACAATCAAGTTGCCCTTTCTCCTCTTTACCccaatgtacatacattttggACATGACAGCTGAGGGAATTATTAAGCTACAATACAATAATGCAGTCTATACGAACCAGACTATATTTCtagcaaaataaaacaacaagtcATTGTAACGagcgaaacaacaaaaaagacgaATTGCCGATTCATTGATGACGAAGTTGGCAGTTTAAGAAAAcacaaacagcaaaaaaaattgtgacagtaATTTTCTTACTCATATCCAAAAGTCTGTACATACACTTAcatgcgtgcatatgtatgtatgtacatatgtattaatattaaaactatAGCATGTAATATAAAGCAGCTTACCCATGTAACTTACGTATATATTGCGCCGCCTAGTGCCTCTACTACATGCCATCGAAGTTATTCTCGTAACAAAAATAACAGAGAAAACAGGCAGCTGCACGCATTCAACAGCCAATGAATAAGTCACAACCCATACATTTGTTTTACCATTCTTAAGAACTGGTAGTCCAAGTAGTCCAAGGCTTCGACAcgaaaatcagagaaaaaccATGGAAAAAATAACAGCAGTGCGTCACATGTGCCACTGACATCTTAAGACTGCACTTCTACTCCTATTTGGAAAATGAGCCTTGATTTTTCACACAAATAAAGTGACCTCCAATTGGCAAATGActtttggaaaacaaattttaagggtgaaaatgcattccaaatataaaaaaaaaattaataaatatctaCGCAACTATGTTAAATAATCAAACATATGTATTACCGTACAAACTTACTagagaaaaccaaaaacaaaaaatcaatctTCAACATGTGCTTATTTCAGGTGTTTTTTTAAGTgcttgagaatttaaaatgataaaacacaacagaaatattattggaaaaaattattttgtattataatctCTTAGCATATtccatgcatttattttttgaatataccaCCGGCTCGGAGTTGCATAGTCAGTTTCAGTCAGtcagttcaatttttgactCCTTTTTCCAATAAgtctggccgtatggcgtcagTGGTGGCTTGAATATCGCAATAAATCGTCTGTTAAGCACGCTGTATGGCAAGGTGCACCGTCCTGCTGAAAAAAATGACGTCGTTGTTTAGCTaa
The sequence above is drawn from the Anastrepha obliqua isolate idAnaObli1 chromosome 4, idAnaObli1_1.0, whole genome shotgun sequence genome and encodes:
- the LOC129244711 gene encoding uncharacterized protein LOC129244711, translated to MSEDSMDGHLSSSSSSPEKRRSTVPDILPHQRSFEKRYSHMIHKQILETGVNKEALQRQINAYFSCGSASGGSEKANSNAGEEDVNENVQEADKGEGQRRGNSEQVEESKRSLDKAETFDIADVHGAKAAADL